Genomic segment of Microbacterium sp. BH-3-3-3:
GGGTCTCGACGAAACCCTCGGCCGCTCGCCAGCCCTGCACGTGGATGTCGCGCACCCGGGGGTCCGTTCCGGCGCGCGAGGCGAAGGCCGTCCAGACGATGGCGTCGCGCGGACCGGCGTCGCCGAGGCAGGCCAGCTCCTCGCACACGGTGGAGAGGCGTTCCCGCGCGGTGGCCGCCTCGGCCAGTGCGGAGCGGATACGCGCGCGGAACAGGGCGTTCACGGCATCCATCGCCCCGATGATCAGCGCGGCGCGCGTGGGGAAGTGGTGCTGCACCGCCCCGACCGAGACGCCCGCCTCGGCGGCGACCTTGCGCACGCTCAGGTCGTCGGCCCCGCCCGTCGAGAGCACGCGCAGCACCGCCTCGGCGATGGCGTCTTTTCCTCCGCGCGCAGAAGAGGGGGCTGATTCATCCACCGTCGTAGGCTACGGTGAAGCCGTGAACAATACGAACGTATTGCCGGATCGGGGCCGTCTCGCCGCCCTCGACGTCGTGCGTGGAATCGCCATCGTCGGCACGCTCGCCACCAACGTCTGGGTCTTCTCGCACCCCTGGGGCCTGCTCGGCATGCTCAGTGCGCCGGTGCTGTCGAGCGAATCCTCCGCGGCGGCGACGACGCAGCTGGCCCTCATGGCGTTGGCGCAGGGCAAGTTCCTCGCCCTGCTCTCGCTGACCTTCGGGGTCGGACTCGCGATCCAGCACCGCTCGGCTGTGCGGCAGCAGCGACGGTGGCCCGGGCGCTATCTGTGGCGCGCCGCCCTGCTCTTCGTCGACGGCGTCGTGAACTACGTCCTCATCGCCGAGTTCGACGTGCTGATGGGGTACGCCGTCACCGCCGCGGTCGTGTCGTTCCTGCTCCTGACGCGCCCGCGGGCCCAACGAGCCCTCATCGTCGTCTTCGGCGGCATCCACCTCGCGGTCATGTCGCTCCTCGTCCTGGTGCTGACCGTTCTTCCCGGGGCGGATGCCGACCTCCCGCTGCCGTCCGAGCCCAGCCCCTACGCCGACGCATCGTTCCTGGGTCTCGCCGCGTTCCGCCTCGACAACGCGGCGGTCTTCCGCGCCGAACCCGTGCTGATCGGCTTCCTCTCGCTGGCGATGTTCCTCGCCGGCGCCGCACTTCTGCGGGCGGGGGTGTTCGCGGCCGAGGGCGCTCGACTGCGCCGCCGACTCATGATCGTCGGGCTCTGCGCGGCTCCCGTCGACCTCGTCCTCGCGCTGTCGGCGACCTCCGCCGGGCTGCTGCTCGAGCGGTACGTGGTCGCCCCGGTCGTGGCTCTCGGCATCCTGGGGCTCGTGGTCGAGCTCTGCGTGCGTCGGGGCACCGGCGGGTGGTTCGCCCGCCGCGCCACCGAGATCGGCCGGGTCGCGCTCAGCGCCTACCTGCTGCAGAACCTCCTCGGCGGGGCGCTCTTCTACGGCTGGGGCTTCGGGCTCGCGTCCACCCTCGCGCCCTGGCGCGTGCCGGTGACGGTGGCGGCCTTCCTCGTGATCACCGCGGTCGTCGCGGCCGCGGCGCACCTGTGGCTTCGGCGGTTCTCGGCCGGTCCGGTCGAGTGGTTGTGGCGCGCGGCGGCCGACCTCGGCACGCGACCCCGCCGCGGCGGCGCGTCGGCGACGCCGAGCGACCGCACCGATAGGGTGCCGTCGTGACCATCTCTCTCCCCGGCCTCCCCGCCCTGCACTGGACCGGCGTCGACGGCGACGCCGAGTACGACGAGACCGCGCGCGCGCTGACCCTGCGGTCGGCCGGTGGCGTCGATTGGACCAACGACTCGGCGGGCGGTGCGGCCCAGCACGGCGCGACGGCGCTCGCCTTCGCCGCACCGGAGACCGACTTCGTCCTCTCGGCGCGTGTGCGCGTGGTCGGCGCGCGTTCGACCTTCGACGCGGGAGCACTCGCGCTCTGGTCCGATCCCGACCGGTGGGCGAAGCTCTGCAACGAGTACTCCCCGCAGGGGGAGGCCATGGTCGTCAGCGTCGTGACCGACGGGTTCTCCGACGATGCGAACGGGCCGGTCTTCACGACCGACGCGGTGTGGCTGCGTGTCGCGCGCACCGGCCCGGCCTTCGTCTTCCACTTCTCGCTCGACGGGGTGTCGTGGCACTTCGTGCGGGTTTTCCGCCTGGGTGCCGAGTCGACGGCGGTCGCGGTGGGCTTTCTCGCGCAGGCGCCGATGGGGCCCGGCGCGACGGCGGTGTTCGACGAGATCGCCTTCGCGTCTCGCTCGCTGACCGACCTGCGCGACCTGAGCTGAGTCGCGATCCGCGCGGCGACCCCGCGCCCCGGCACGGATGGCAGACTGACCCGATGGCACGACGTCGAGGTCTCACCATCCGCTCCGTCGCCCGCGGCGGCCTGGCTCTGCTGCTCGTCGGCGCCGGCGTCAGCCACGTGACGTGGGGGCGCCGGGGCTATCGCATCGTCGTCCCGGGGTGGGCCACCCGCCTGCTGCACCTCGACAAGGACGCCATCGTCGTGGCATCCGGCGCCGTCGAAGTGCTGCTCGGCACCGCACTGGTCGCCCTGCCGCGCGAGCGCGGCCGCATCGGAGCCGCGATCGCCGCGTTCTTCGTCGCCGTGTTCCCGGGGAACGTGCACCAGTGGCGCACCGGGCGCTCGGCGCCGGGTCTGAACACCGACCGTGCCCGCTTCGCGCGGCTGTTCCTGCAGGTACCGCTCGTGGCGTGGGCGTGGTGGTCGACGCGGGCTCGATGACCCCGCGCCGCGCC
This window contains:
- a CDS encoding DUF1349 domain-containing protein translates to MTISLPGLPALHWTGVDGDAEYDETARALTLRSAGGVDWTNDSAGGAAQHGATALAFAAPETDFVLSARVRVVGARSTFDAGALALWSDPDRWAKLCNEYSPQGEAMVVSVVTDGFSDDANGPVFTTDAVWLRVARTGPAFVFHFSLDGVSWHFVRVFRLGAESTAVAVGFLAQAPMGPGATAVFDEIAFASRSLTDLRDLS
- a CDS encoding DUF418 domain-containing protein, which translates into the protein MNNTNVLPDRGRLAALDVVRGIAIVGTLATNVWVFSHPWGLLGMLSAPVLSSESSAAATTQLALMALAQGKFLALLSLTFGVGLAIQHRSAVRQQRRWPGRYLWRAALLFVDGVVNYVLIAEFDVLMGYAVTAAVVSFLLLTRPRAQRALIVVFGGIHLAVMSLLVLVLTVLPGADADLPLPSEPSPYADASFLGLAAFRLDNAAVFRAEPVLIGFLSLAMFLAGAALLRAGVFAAEGARLRRRLMIVGLCAAPVDLVLALSATSAGLLLERYVVAPVVALGILGLVVELCVRRGTGGWFARRATEIGRVALSAYLLQNLLGGALFYGWGFGLASTLAPWRVPVTVAAFLVITAVVAAAAHLWLRRFSAGPVEWLWRAAADLGTRPRRGGASATPSDRTDRVPS
- a CDS encoding TetR/AcrR family transcriptional regulator, yielding MDESAPSSARGGKDAIAEAVLRVLSTGGADDLSVRKVAAEAGVSVGAVQHHFPTRAALIIGAMDAVNALFRARIRSALAEAATARERLSTVCEELACLGDAGPRDAIVWTAFASRAGTDPRVRDIHVQGWRAAEGFVETLLTEAYPDAGITPDDAALLLATLDGIAVARGAEGDARMARDRARRIIAAVLAPFADRR